The DNA window TGGTTAGAGGATTCAGTCCAGAAAATGATTTTATTCTGGCAGCCGAGTTTCTCTCAGCTGCGGCCATTCGCCAATTGTTAGCGGGCTATGATGTTGTGTTGAAATTTTAATCTATTTTGGAGAGATAACATGTTATATACTGTTAGATGCTCACCTTACCAGGATGACTTCAATGCAATACTTGGCCTGATCACTGATGCGGATGATGTCCTGCTGATTCAGAATGGGGTATTGCTCAGTATGAATGGTAATCGCTATTTAGCTGAGTTGATCCGCACAGGAGCCGGTATCTATGCTTTGCAGGATGATCTGGATGCACGAGGACTTACTAATCAAGTTTCAGATCGTGTACAGGTGGTAAATTACAACGGTTTTGTCAGCTTAACGGTGAAACATCAGCAAAGTTTCAGTTGGTAGATATTTCTGTATTTTGTCCGAAGATACTGCCTGTAGTATTCAGCCAGCAATAAATGACTTGCTAACTCTTTGACGACGCTGACCGTAGAAAGGCTGTATATTTCTTGACACCTCGT is part of the Xenorhabdus cabanillasii genome and encodes:
- the tusB gene encoding sulfurtransferase complex subunit TusB; this translates as MLYTVRCSPYQDDFNAILGLITDADDVLLIQNGVLLSMNGNRYLAELIRTGAGIYALQDDLDARGLTNQVSDRVQVVNYNGFVSLTVKHQQSFSW